CGGCGAGCCTGGCCCCACCGCGCGCCGCCGCCCCCCTCACCCTGGCCGCCTTCGCCGCGCTGGCCCCGGTCGGCGACACCGCCCGCTATCTGGACCTGACCCCCGAGGTCGCGGCGGCGCCCGACTGGAGCGGCTACGACTATCTGGAGATCCGTCTCACCAACCCGGGCGCGAGCACGCTCAAGGGCATCGTCGAGATCCGCGACCGGCAGACCACGGACTATTGGTCGCGGGTGAACTGGTACACCGAGTTCGTCCCCGGCGAGCAGGTCATCCGTATCCCGCTCCAGGTCTTCGTCGGCGAGAAGTCGGTGATCAAACAGCGCCGCCGCCTGGATGTCACCGCCATCACGCGGCTCTTCGTGGACGTGCTGGAGCCCGGGCAGGTCTTTGTCCAAGACGTGCGGCTGACGCTGGAGCCGCCCTACCGGCACGACTTCGCACGCCTCATCAAGCTCGACCCAGGTACCGACACCAGCCCCGTGATGTTCGGGTTCACTGCCCTGACCACGGCCTCCGGCTATCGACCCGAATACGGCTTCGGGCTGCGCAATACCCCGGCGGCACTGCGCGCCGAGGACCGCCGCCACCCCGACGACCTGCTGCGTGACTGGATCTCGATCCCATCCGGGGAGCTCGCCGTCGACCTGCCCAACGGGCGCTATCACGTCTGGCTGATGCTGGAGGACCCCGGTTACTGGGAGTATGTGCAGAACTATGACTGGCGCTCGGTCTCCGCCGAGGGCGCCGTCAAGTATCAGCACGTCATGAGCGCGGACAACCTGTGGGCGCGCATCTTCGCCAACGCCGCCACGCAGGACCTGCCCGGCGACGACGCCTGGCAGCGCTATATCCCGACGCGCTACCAACCCGTGGAGTTCACGGTCGAGGTCGCCGACGGCCAACTCAACCTGGGTTTCGCCGCCGGGTCCTCTTTCACCTATGCCAACACCCTGTCCGCCCTGCTGATCTGGCCCGCCGCCCAAGAGGCCCAGGGCCAGGCCTTCGTGGCGGAGCTGTGGGAGCGGCTGCGGGCACACTTCGACACCGAGTATGTCCAGACCCTGCCCGCGACCGCCCCGCACCCGGTACCGGGCCCGGAGTCCGCCCCCGGCCTCCTGGTGTTCCAGCGCCACTTCGACCAGGATATCCAGGCGACCGACATCCCGCAGAGCCCGGAACTGGTCGACATCCTGGCGCTCGATCTCGCCCGCGGCGAGTTCGAGCCCCTGACGGTCGGTCTCTACGCCAAGACGAACCTCACCCTGACCCGGGCCGAGCTGACCCTGCCGGGGCTCGCCACCCAATCACTGAGCGTCCGGACCAAGTTCCGCCGCACCGCCCCCGGCGGGGTGCGCTACACGGCGCTGCCCCATCTGCTGGACGACCTGGCACTACCGCTGGAACTGCCGGCCAACCAGTCCCGGCGGCTCTGGTTTGTGGTTCAGGCACCGGCAGACGCCCAGGAGACGGAGATCCAAGGCAGCCTGCTGCTGGGCTTTGCCAACGGCAGCCAGGTGACCCTGCCGGTCATCGCGCGGGTCGCGCCCTTCGTCCTGCCACCGGCCGACATCCCCTTCGGTTGGCTGGGCGCCCTGCCCAACTACCCGTCCAGCGCCTTCCCGGGCGCGGTGGACGCCCGCGCCGTCGCAGACCTGGGCCCGTCCCTGCAACTGGCCCAGGACCACGCCATGACCTCCTTCAGCGGCGGGCGCGGCGGTCCGGCCGTCAGCGGCTCTGGCGCCGGGGGCCTGCTGCTCGACTTCAGCCGCTTCGACTCGGTGATGGGCGCGGCGGCCGGCGCCTTCCCCTTTGCCCCGCTCAGCTATGGCGGGCTGGCCCCCAGTGGTGGGCTCGGCTTCGAGGGCTATGCCGTCACGGACACCCAAAGCCGCTACGGCAAGCCCTACGCGATGGTGCTGGCGGAGGTCCTGGGCGCCGTGCGCGCCCATGTCGCCGCCCGCGGCTGGGCGGAACCGGTCTATACGGTGGGCGACGAACCGGGCGAGGCCGGTATCCCCCAGGTCATTGCCTTCGCGGACGCCATCCGCACCGCCGGGTCCAAGACCTCGGTCTTCACCAGTTTCACCAGCACGACCGAACCCAAGGCCGCGCTGGGCGCCCATGTCGATCAGGTCTATCTGTCACACCACAGCGCCGCCGCGCTGCAGGCCATCCTCGATCAGGGCCACGACTGCGGCACCTACAACCTGGGCGGACGCTATGCGCGCGGGATCTACCAATTCCTGCTGCGCAGCCTGGGCTGCCGCGCCGGCTTCTACCAATTCGCCTTCAACTCCACCCACGGTGACCTGTATTATCCGCTGGACGGCCGCGAGGACGACCTGGTGGCCGCCCTGCCCACGGCCACGGCCGGCAGGCTCCTCCCCACCCTGGACGCCGAGCGCTTGCGTGAATCGATCGACGACTTCCGTTACCTCCTGGCCCTGGAACAGGCCCTGGAAGACCCGCGCGACGCCCAGGCGGCGGCCGAGGCCCGCGCCTGGCTCGACGGCACCCTGGAGGACCTGCGGATCGGCCACCTCGAACTGGCCGACCCGCCCCTGGACGACGCCGGCCTGGACGCGCTGCGTGCCGTCGCCCGTCACTACATTCTGGCCATCCGTGGGCTTGCCGCGCCCTAGTATCGATTCCCATGACACACAACGAACAAAGGCGCCGACAAACCCTGGAACAAATCGCCGAGGTCAAACGGATATTGAGCGCGACCGAGTATGCCTTGAACCACAAAACGCCTGCCACGCTCTTGGTCACCAGCGGCGCGCGGGGAGAAGGCAAGAGTCTGTTTGCGGCAGCGCTTGCGGCAGCCGCCGCGCAGAGCGGGCGATATCGCGTGGCCGCCCTCGATCTGAATTGGTATCAACCGACGCTGCACCGGTTTTTCGGTCTTGCGCAAACCCACACCACGCAGCAGATCGGCGAGGCCGACCTGCGCGATCTGGTCTGTCAGTCCGGCGAGGATTCGCTGGACATCCTGACCGCGCCAAGCGACTTTGCCGATCAGTCGCGGCGCCATGGCCCGGCGCTCACGAGCCCAGCACGCCTGATCAGGCAGGCCAGGGACGCCTATGACCTGGTGGTGATCGACAGCGCGGCCGTGTTTCCGACCAATCGCATCATGCTGGACCCCGTGATGCTGGCGGGCATCGCCGATGGCGTCGTGCTGGTGATCCTGACTGCGGCGACCCCCAGGCAACAGGTCAGAAAGGCACAGAAAATCATGGAGGCCGCCGGCGCGAATATCCTCGGCGCCGTCGCCAACCACTGGCCGCCGGCGGCCCAGGGATAACCGCAGACAGGCGGATCGGAGTACGACAATGGGTTTTTTCCTTAAACGTTACGGCACGGCGCTACGCAGTCACAAGCAGTGGGCACTGCTGGCACTGCTGCCGCTCGCCCTCTACCTGATCGTGGCGGCCATCGCCGGTGTGACCTACCGCGTGTCACAGGATTTCGCGCCCTATTCCGCAGACCTCCCGCTCGCTGCATCCACCAGTCCAATCGCCACCATCAAACTGAACAAGGTGGTCACGGAACCGGACCTCCTGTTCCTCGACGCGGTCGCGTTGACGCAACTGCAAAAGACCCTGGGTCGCCAAACCGACGACCGCCTGCCGGTGGATGACGGCGAGTTGCGGCGCGTGGCACGCCGCGCCCTGTCACTGTCCACGACAGGCGACTCCGGGATCCGGTTGAGCTATGCGGGGAGGGACCTGGCGCTCGGACGCCTGCTCGTCGCATTCTATAGCGACCGGCTCATGAAAAGGATCGCCGACGGCGCCACCCGCGCCAGGTCGGGCCTGGCCGCGGCGCCGCCCGAGTTCCAGCCGACGGGCGCGATCGTCGTGGTCGGCGAGCGCTCAGTGTGGAGCGCCGAGCGGCGGTGGCCGGCAGCCGGCGTGCTGCTCCTTTCGTCCCTGGGCGTGCTGGCACTGATTGCCGTTTTCGAACTGGCCGACCCGTCATTCAAGTCCGAACGGCAAATCGCACGCTACCTGGGGGTACCGGTCCTGGGTGCGCTGCCGGATGCCGATCCGCTGGTCCGCACGCTCCCCGGGGTAACTGACGATTCACGAATAGTTTAGACGCAAACACAGTCGTCGTTGTCGTTGTCGTTGTCGTAATCGGAAAAGCGATGCAATTCGGAATGCGAGAGAATTCACGGCGGAGCAAAGCCATTGGTCCCACAGCCCGCCGCACCCAGGATGCCGCCTGCCAGCAGTGCGGCCTCGATCATAATCCCGGCCACTGCACCGAGTGCGAGGCCGCTGGTCCGCACAGCGGACCCTACGGGCGCGGGGCCGTAGGGTCCGCTGTGCGGACCAGCGACCTCACTCATGGCTCTGGGGCGGATTGCCCTTGAGCCGATAAACCAGCCCGGTCTTGGTCGTGCCGAGCGCCAGCCAGTTTCGCCCAGCCTGCTGTAAGGCAATGAAGAACTGCCGACAGCGTTCAATCGCCTTGTCGTGCAAGTCGTCCCGGCGCTTGAACTTGGCCTGAAATGCGAACTCGCCGCACAGGGTGTGATGGTCGCCGCGCTCACGCCAGACGGCAATATTCGACGCGGCCGTCACCCCCTTGCCGAAATCCAGCGTACCCAGGTCCTGCAAGACCTCCTCGACGATGGTCCGGTTCACCAGTTCGACCCGCTCGGCAACGGATGCCTGCACGAGCGCTAAGGCGGGGAACACCTGCACCAGGGTCCCCATCGCGGTGCGGTCGCCCTCGGGTGCCTGGCTCAAGGGAAACTGCGCGTTGTGCGAATACAGCACCCGGTACCCGCCCACCTGGTCGCGCAGCGGCAGGGCCTCGGCCTTGAACTTGATCCGGTAATTGCCGGCGATCTGCGGCCGCACGTCCAAGGCAGCGGCCGTTTGCAGATCGGGGTGGCGGAACTTGAGGACGATCTCCGGATCACCTACGCGGAAGCCGTGCTCGTAGAGGGTGCGCTTGCGCAGGATAAAGGCGTTGTTGTAGAGGCGGAAGTCGACCGTGTCCAGGAACACGACCTCGCGCAGTTCGGGGTTGAGCACCAGGCCCTGGTTCAGCACGCCGATCCCGAATTGCCGCGCCGTCTGCGCCACCAACTCGCCGTACTCCAGGAAGACCTGGGCCGATGTGAAGCGCTCCGGCTTCAGGATCAGCTTGCACTCGAGATAATGCACCTCATCGAGCGGACTCCCGTCGCTGTATTGACCCGGCTGCACGCGGTCGTCCACCCCGAGCCGCCCCGGCGTCGCTACCATTTCTGTCATTGCCGAACCTCCCCAAAAAAACTGAAAGCCGTGCCCCAGGATGCCGTATCACACTCAAATCAATGATGACAAAATCCAGTTTCCCAACCAAATTGAAAAATCGCCCAGCGGGCGATTTTTCAATAGAGGTAGATGAGGGCCACCAGTGCGATGGTCACGACCATCGTCAGCAGCAGCAGCGGCAGGCCGACCTTGACATAGTCGCCGAAACGGTAGCCGCCGGGCTCCATCACCAACATGTTGACCGGCGACGACACGGGTGTGACGAAGGCGGCACAGCAGGCGATCGACACCGTCATGGCGAAGGCCTGGGGCGACACATGCAGTGACTGGGCGGCCTGAATCGCAATCGGCGCAATCAGGACGGCAGTCGCGGAGTTGGAGATGAAGAGCCCCACCACCGCGGTCACCAGGAACAGCACCGCCAGCATCGCAATCGGCCCCAGTGACCCGAGCGTGGCGACCAGTTGGTTTGCCATCAACACCGTCGCCCCGGTCTTGGTCAGCGCGGTTGCCAAGGGCAGCATACCGGCAATCAGCACCACCGTCTTCCAACTGATGACGCGGTAGATGCTGTCCAGTTTGACGCAGCCGGTGGCGACCATCAGGAGCGCGGCGATCAGCACGGTCGCCGTGTTCGGCAGCAGTTCCAGGGCCATCACCGTGATCATCAGCGCCACAATGCCCACGGCGGCCGGCGCGCGGCCGCGCGCGGGCAGCCGCTCCTGGTATTCCGCCGGCAGCGCCAGGACCACAAAGTTCTGCCGGTCCTCCCCCAGCCGCCGGATATCGTCCCACTCACCCAAGACCAACAGGGTGTCACCGAAGTCCAGCGGCTCATCCACCAGATTCATGGTGAGCGGCTCACCGCGATGACGAACGGCGAGCACGGTGACCCGATATCGCCCGCGGAATTCGATCTCACGCAGGGTCTTGCCGATCAACTTGGATTCCGGCGCGAGCATGATCTCGGCCACCCCCAACTCCTGCAGGACCTCATAGCGCTGCCGCTCGCTCAGCGGGGGCAGTCGGATCAGGCGGTGCGCCGCAATCAGGGACTCCACCTGTGGGGCATCCGCGACGACGGTGATCGCGTCCTCGGGCTCGAAGACCGTCTCCGGCAGGGCCGGCACACCCTGCATCTTACCGTCGCGTTGCCGCTCCAAACCCACGATGACACAACCGAAGCGACTGCGCAGCCGGGCCGCGGCCACCGATTGCGCGAGCAGGGGGGAACCCGCGGGAACGCGCAGGCGGTGCCACCAAGCGGCCAGCCCATAGGCCGTGATCAGATCGACCACGCTTGCCTGACGCCCGCCGTCGGCCGCGGCGCTGCGGCTGCGACTGAGCCAGTTGCGCGCCGCCAGCATGAAGAGCATGCCCACGGCGAGCACGGCCAGACCAAAGGGCGCCCAACTGAAGAAGCCGAGCGGGGCCAGATGCTGCGCGCGCAAGGCGGCATCGACGATCAAATTGGGGGAGGACGCGATCAGGGTCATCATCCCGCTGGTCAGGGCCGCGACGGACAACGGCATCAGCATCCGCTTGCGGTTCAATCCGGTCTTGTCGGCAATCGCCAGCACCACCGGAATCAGCATGGCAGTAATCGCCGACGAACTCATGAAGGCCCCGACCCCTCCCGCCAGCGCCATCACCAGCGCGATCAGGCGCACCTCGCTGCCGGCGCCCGCCTTCAGTACCGCCTCCCCCAGGCGATGCGCGACCCCGGTGGTCACCAAGGCCTCGCTGACGATGAACATCCCGGCAATCAGGACCACCACCGGGTCACCGAACCCGGCCAGCGACTCCTGGGGCGTCAGCACCCCGCTGAGCATCAGCGCCAGCACCACGAGGATCGCCACCATATCGGCGCGCAGACGTCCCCAGGCGAACAGCGCGATGGCGCCCGCCAGGATGCCGAACACGATCATCATGTGGTCGGTCATGCCCGTCCCCGCGCCTGAAGCCGGGCCGCAGGGGCCCCGTGCTGCCTACAGCTTCTTTTCAAGCTTCTTGATCTCGGCCTTCAGCTTGTGCCGGAAGGACCCCAAATACGCAATACCTGGTATGCATGAGTCACTCCGTCAACAGTTTTCGTTCGGGATGACGCTCGGGTACGCGAACTCTGGCTGGCCTTGGTTCGACGACACCGCCCGCTGATTATATCCTGCCTGCGACTGCGCCGGCGTGGTGTGTTGGACCCCAACACCAGTTTCGTTGTCGTTGTCGTTGTCGTAATCGAGGCTTTCGTAGCGCCCCGAATTCTCTCGCCCCCCCAAAGCACGTCGCTTCTCCGATTACGATTACGACAACGACAACGATTGTGCTTAACTTGTTCTTAACTCGTTACCTAATGGAGTTTCAGCACCTGCGGGGCAATCGATTGAACGATGACATTCGTCACCCCGGTGACCACGAACTGCATGCCGATCGAGGCCACGAGCAACCCCAGGACACGGGTCATGATGCTCAGGCCCACATCCCCGAGCAGGCGACGCAGCAGCCGCCCCGCCAGCAGAATCACGAAGGTCAGCGCGCAAATCCCGACGCTGACCAGCACCATCCCGATCAGCAGGGTATCGCTCTTGATGGCTCGGGCCTGGCCGGCATGGAGGATCAGATTGGCGATGACGCCTGGCCCGACCAGTAGCGGCATCGCGAATGGAACGACGATTCGCCGATAGACGGACTTGGCCTCCGCGACAGCGCCCAGCTCGGTCATCGCGACCAGGTCCTTGGCCGCCTTCCCCGGCTCAGCCGTGACGATCCTGATGCCGATCGACAGCAGCAGGATGCCCCCCGCCAGGCGAAACGAATCCAGCGTGATACCGAAAAAATCGATGATGGACGTGCCGGCCAGCAGAAACACCAGGATCAGCCCCAACACCGTCAATGCCACGAACAGCGCCAACCAGCGCTGGACCCCTGGACCCAGGCCCTCGGTATAGCCCATAAAGACCGGCAGCATACCCAATGGGTTGAGCAGCGCAAACAAGGTGGCGCCGAAGGTGGTGAGGATGGCGGTTTCGCCCATGGTCTGGATTACCTTTAGATCGCGCTGACCCCTGGACCTGGAAAGGGCCGCGCGGCTCGGCTGATGGTCTTTCTCGGGTCGCGCCGAGTCGGCGCCTCACTCACCGCCGCGCCACCAGGGATTGTCGCATGACGGCCGGGGGGCGTGGTGCGTCAGTGCAGCAGTTTGGCCCGCGGCAGGTGCAAGCGCAAATCCGCGCGCAGTCACCCACGCCCCTCCAAGTGCGCAGGACCCGCCGGCCTGCCATCGACCAGGCGCAGGCACAGGCCTGTCCCCAACCCCAAGGCGTTATCCAGGTGCATCATCGCCCCACCGTCTGAACAGTTCATGCTCGATCGCGAACTGGTCGAGGACCTTGCCTAGCGTCTGGTCCACCAGGTCCATGATCGTCGTGGGGCTGTGGTAGAAGGACGGCGCCGGGGGCAGGATGACGGCCCCCATCTCGGTGACCGCCGTCATGTGGCGCAGATGGCCCAGATGCAGCGGAGACTCTCGGGGGACCAGGACCAGTTTGCGACGCTCGCGCCCGTCAGGCCGACGATGAGCCGCTTCATGAGACCTGACTCCCCTGACGATTCATAAGTTGGACCCTCCCGGCAGTGTCATGCCGCACCGCCCCAGCCGCAGAGGTGGCGGCGATCAGCGCGCGGCAGCCGCCGATGTTGCGCCGCTTGCGCGCCTGGCGCGACGGCCACACTGCGGCCCGCTCGGCCGGTCGAGCCGACGCCAGGCCTCACAGGGTGTAACGCCGCACCGACCGCGACCACCTTAACCGCTACGCTTGCCTCTAAGCCACCTCGTCTGCGCAATACCGTGATACCCCTATGGACAATTCAGCCATGACCGCCAAGATCAGAGATGCAACTGAGCCGGCGCGTTGCAAGCGATGACAATTGTGAGACCGAAGTATGTCCTGTGGCTACTGGTTACGGTTGTGTTCGCGGCCTGGTACCTGGTCGATCCGCAGGCCAAGGGCAGCGACGACCAGGCCCCCTACCTGGCCGGGCTGGTCGCGGTCTGGCCGCTGCCAGCCCTCGACGCGCACCGGTCTCAGGCACGACGGTGATGGGTGCGCCCGGCTTGGTGCGCGGTCACCGCCCCCCGGCCGGGATCGCGCAGGCCCGCGTCACTAGATTATTGTTTATAAACTACTTTCCAGAACACTTGGGGCGCTGCCAAAAAATGTAAGGCTCCCACCCCACTTTCACGCTTGACTGAAGGCGCCGATCCGTCTTAAATACGGGGCTCGCAGCGCTGCATGGCTGGCTCCCAGCCTTCAGGATGCAACGCACGCTCGGCAGGCAGTTTTCCGCGCCCACGCCCAGGTAGCTCAGTTGGTAGAGCAGGGGACTGAAAATCCCCGTGTCGGTGGTTCGATTCCGCCCCTGGGCACCATAAGATGATAAAGATACGCCAACCCGAAAGGTTGGCGTTTTTTTTGCGTGTGTGCCCGGGTGAACTCGGGACTGAAGATCGAAGCCTGGGCGCGCGCCTCAGCCGCCGCCCCGGCTCCCCGGACCTTGCGCCAGGCGCATGCCGACGAGTTGTGCCACCACGACGGCGATATAGAACTGGCCGAACACCGTTTCGAGCATGGCGATGGCCGTCATGGGACCCCGTAACGGGGCTATGTCCCCATAGCCGACCGAGGTGATGGTGGCGAGACTAAAATAGAGGAACAGGCAGGTGCGCCCCCGCGGGTCGGCAAACTGACCCGCCAGGTCGGGACTGACGGCGAAGGAGTCCGCGATCAGGCCGCAGACCAAGAGCAACAGCAAGATCAGATAGCGGTGATCACGCAGGGTCTTGGTCCAGGCAGCGGCCGGGGCGCCGCCGGCCCGCGAGGGATGGCTCGCGCGGCGGGTTGATCCCGGCGTGACCAGCGGCGACCGGCGGCCCCGCAGGCACCGCGGTTTGCGATTCGCCGGCGCTCGCACCTGGTTCAGGCGGTCCCGAACAACCGCACGTAGTTCTCGTCCGGGTGCGTGAGGAACAACTGAAGGAGCGACTGGGCGAGCGCTTCCGCGAACTGGATATCCCCTTGCTCGTCGAGTGGCCCGACGGCCGCCGGGCAGCGCTGGTCTTCGTCGTCGAAGAAGAGACCGATCCGAAGCGCTTCTCCGTCCTGCGTCTGGCCCACTACTGCCTGGACATCGCCGAGTTACTCGATACTCGGCGCGTGGTTCCCGTCGTCGTCTTCCTGCGGGGCGGCCCGGCGGAGCGAAAGCTCGATCTCGGGGGCGACGAACAAACCTATCTGCGCTTCCGCTTTCTGTCGATCGAATTGTCGACCCTGCCCTACCGCGAGCATCGCGACAGCCGGAACATCGTCGTGCGGCTCAACCTACCCAATATGAACTACGCGCCGCAGGAAAGGGTGGAGGTCTATGCCGCGGCGGTGCGTGGGCTCGCCAGCCTGGAGCCGGACCCGGAGCGGCAACGCAAATACCTGGATTTCGTGGACATCTACGCCGACCTTGATGACCAGGAACGCAAGCGTTATGAACGTGAATACCCTGATGAGGTGCAAACGATGACGAGTTTCTCCGAACGCTTTGAGGCAAAGGGGCGGCAGCAAGGCGAGGCCGTGGCGCTGATGCGCGTCATGCGCCGCAAATTCGGTGAGTTGCCGGAACCGGCCCGGCAACGGATCGAAGCGGCCGACGCGCAAACCCTGCTCGAATGGATTGATCGGATATTTACGGCCGAAAGCATCGACGAGGTAATCCACTGATAAAGAAGCGGGGGCGTCCCGCCCCCGCGGGCGCGCCGGGGCGGGACGCCCCGGCTCCTCTTGCTCACCGCCCCGCCGCACCGGTCAGTGCGCCGCCAGCCGAATCGATGGCCGCGAGCAGTGCGTCGCGCCCCTCCCCGGCCGCCCGGATCAGGGCGAGCAGGGCCGCGCGACTGGGGGCAAAGGCGGGGGCCGTCTCGATGTAATGGCCGGTCCCGGCGAAGGTCCAACCCGGCTTGAAGTCGGCCGGCTGGGCGGCGACCAGGGCGCGCAGGTCGGCGAGGCGCCCGGGTAGCGCGGCGCTGGACTGGGGATCGGCGAGTCCGGCGAGTGCGGCGATCTCCAGCAGGCGCAAGGCGGATTCGGTCGCCGGCTCCGGCCGCTGGGCCGGGTCTGCGAGGGCGATCAGGGCGGCGAGCCGGTCTCGGGCCTCGGGGAGGCGGCCGGTGGTCAGGTGGGTCTCGGCGAAGTTCATCCGCGCGGACAGTTTGTCCGGGTGGCGTTGCAGCCAGGCGGCGGTGAGGTGGTAGGCGGCGGCGAAGTCGAACAATTTCTCGTGATACAGGGTCTGCGCGGCGTTATAGAGATCCGCATCATCCGGGTCCGCCCGCAACAAGTCCTTCAGGACACCGGCCATGCCGCGGGCATCCTCCAAGGTGGCGCAGGCCCTGAGCAGATTCTGCTGGGTCAGAGCCCATTGGGGCGCCATGTGCTCCAGGGTGAAGACGGTCAGCGCCTCCCGGTAGGCGGCGATCGCCACGGCGAGCAGCCGCCGGCCCTCCTCACCACCGGTGCGGGAGCCCTGCTGCTGGAGCGCGCGGCCGAGGTTGTTCTGAGTCATGGCCCAATCCTGGGGCAACGCCGCGCGGGCGTAGACACCCAGGGCCTCCCGGTAGGAAGCGACCGCCTCGGCGAGCAGCCGCCGACCCTCCTCGCCGTCGGTGCGGGTGCAGACGCCCAGTGCCTCCCGGGAGGTAGCGACCGACTCGGCGAGCAACCGCCAGCCCTCCTCGCCGTCGGTGCGAGTGCCCTGCGCCAGGAGCGCGACGCCGAGGTTGTTCTGGGTCGCGGCCCATTGCTGGGGCAGCTCCGCACGGCTTTGGACGCCTAGGGCCTCCCGGAAGGCGGCGACCGCCGCGGCGAGCAGCCGCCGCCCCGCGTCGCCGTCGGCGCGGATGCCCTGCTCCTTGAGCGCGACGCCGAGGTTGTTCTGGGTCATGGCCCACTCCAGGGGCAGTTCCGCACGGGTGTAGACGCCCAGGGCCTCCTGGTAGGCGACGACCGCCGCGGCCAGATGGCGCCTGGACTCGGTGCCCCCGAGCCGGATTCCGAGTTCCTGGTGGGCATCCGCGACCAGGACTGTCATCTCGGCCCAGGACCGCGGCGACTCCTCCTTGCGCACCGCCGCCAGCCCCTTTCCATAGGCATCCAGCGCCTCGTCGAAGCGGTACCCGGTGCCCGCGGCATCCCCGGCCAGCCGATAACCACGCAGGGTCTTCTCCAGCAGGTCCTGTTCGCGCGTGCGGTTGGCGGCCAGGCGCCCGGCATAGGCGTCGCCCGATTCCATGCCGCGGCTGAAGGCGTCCGCGAAGTTCTTACGGGCATAGGCGGCGAGTCCCAGCCGCCAGGGGTCGTCGGCGCGCGCCTCGGTCTGCGCGACCCAGCGGTCGATCTGCCCCTGGACCTCCGCGGGACCGAAGCCGTAGCGCCCGGACCAGTCGGCGATCAGGGCGGCGACGTCCGGGGGCGGACTCGGTGTCTTCCCGACGCCGGCCCCCTGTTCGGGCAGCCGGTCCTTGATCGCGGCGGCCGCCTTCTCGTGCAGTTCGGTGATCAGGGACTCGATGCGCT
The DNA window shown above is from Candidatus Thiodictyon syntrophicum and carries:
- a CDS encoding CpsD/CapB family tyrosine-protein kinase, coding for MVTSGARGEGKSLFAAALAAAAAQSGRYRVAALDLNWYQPTLHRFFGLAQTHTTQQIGEADLRDLVCQSGEDSLDILTAPSDFADQSRRHGPALTSPARLIRQARDAYDLVVIDSAAVFPTNRIMLDPVMLAGIADGVVLVILTAATPRQQVRKAQKIMEAAGANILGAVANHWPPAAQG
- a CDS encoding SLC13 family permease, which produces MTDHMMIVFGILAGAIALFAWGRLRADMVAILVVLALMLSGVLTPQESLAGFGDPVVVLIAGMFIVSEALVTTGVAHRLGEAVLKAGAGSEVRLIALVMALAGGVGAFMSSSAITAMLIPVVLAIADKTGLNRKRMLMPLSVAALTSGMMTLIASSPNLIVDAALRAQHLAPLGFFSWAPFGLAVLAVGMLFMLAARNWLSRSRSAAADGGRQASVVDLITAYGLAAWWHRLRVPAGSPLLAQSVAAARLRSRFGCVIVGLERQRDGKMQGVPALPETVFEPEDAITVVADAPQVESLIAAHRLIRLPPLSERQRYEVLQELGVAEIMLAPESKLIGKTLREIEFRGRYRVTVLAVRHRGEPLTMNLVDEPLDFGDTLLVLGEWDDIRRLGEDRQNFVVLALPAEYQERLPARGRAPAAVGIVALMITVMALELLPNTATVLIAALLMVATGCVKLDSIYRVISWKTVVLIAGMLPLATALTKTGATVLMANQLVATLGSLGPIAMLAVLFLVTAVVGLFISNSATAVLIAPIAIQAAQSLHVSPQAFAMTVSIACCAAFVTPVSSPVNMLVMEPGGYRFGDYVKVGLPLLLLTMVVTIALVALIYLY
- a CDS encoding MarC family protein, producing MGETAILTTFGATLFALLNPLGMLPVFMGYTEGLGPGVQRWLALFVALTVLGLILVFLLAGTSIIDFFGITLDSFRLAGGILLLSIGIRIVTAEPGKAAKDLVAMTELGAVAEAKSVYRRIVVPFAMPLLVGPGVIANLILHAGQARAIKSDTLLIGMVLVSVGICALTFVILLAGRLLRRLLGDVGLSIMTRVLGLLVASIGMQFVVTGVTNVIVQSIAPQVLKLH
- a CDS encoding flavoprotein; the protein is MVRGVRSHEAAHRRPDGRERRKLVLVPRESPLHLGHLRHMTAVTEMGAVILPPAPSFYHSPTTIMDLVDQTLGKVLDQFAIEHELFRRWGDDAPG
- a CDS encoding ion channel; translated protein: MLLVCGLIADSFAVSPDLAGQFADPRGRTCLFLYFSLATITSVGYGDIAPLRGPMTAIAMLETVFGQFYIAVVVAQLVGMRLAQGPGSRGGG
- a CDS encoding tetratricopeptide repeat protein; the protein is MDAIPRPPLALTLVLLILLAPWPVPAAERLLHGLVQTVGTQGDLNPAPAVDVALVQTGRTATTDSLGVFLLELTAAQVAGRQVQLLVRKDGWVIDHPLEGRVDIPDDLAARVVELRLLPKGSKRLRTDERIESLITELHEKAAAAIKDRLPEQGAGVGKTPSPPPDVAALIADWSGRYGFGPAEVQGQIDRWVAQTEARADDPWRLGLAAYARKNFADAFSRGMESGDAYAGRLAANRTREQDLLEKTLRGYRLAGDAAGTGYRFDEALDAYGKGLAAVRKEESPRSWAEMTVLVADAHQELGIRLGGTESRRHLAAAVVAYQEALGVYTRAELPLEWAMTQNNLGVALKEQGIRADGDAGRRLLAAAVAAFREALGVQSRAELPQQWAATQNNLGVALLAQGTRTDGEEGWRLLAESVATSREALGVCTRTDGEEGRRLLAEAVASYREALGVYARAALPQDWAMTQNNLGRALQQQGSRTGGEEGRRLLAVAIAAYREALTVFTLEHMAPQWALTQQNLLRACATLEDARGMAGVLKDLLRADPDDADLYNAAQTLYHEKLFDFAAAYHLTAAWLQRHPDKLSARMNFAETHLTTGRLPEARDRLAALIALADPAQRPEPATESALRLLEIAALAGLADPQSSAALPGRLADLRALVAAQPADFKPGWTFAGTGHYIETAPAFAPSRAALLALIRAAGEGRDALLAAIDSAGGALTGAAGR